The sequence below is a genomic window from Silvanigrella paludirubra.
TTAGAAAAATCGAATAATAAACTTAAAATAATTTTTGATGTAATAGATAGACTACAAAATGATTTTGAAGAATTTATAAGGCCAATATTTCATATATCATTAGAAATATTAGAAGTTTTATTATATATATTTATAGGAGTTTCTTCTCTGTGTATTTTTTATATAGTAGTAAATCATTATAATAACCCAAATTTCTTGCCAAAATTAGATATTATTGCATTGATAAATTCAATGCCAAAACTATTATTATGTTTTTTCATTTCATTACTACTTACTAAATATCTAAGAAAACGTTTTTAAATATTGCTATAAATAATAATAAAAAACTCCTTTGATATTTATTAAAGGAGTTTTTTATATTTAAGGTTCTTTTCATGCCTATTCTTAACATGAGGATAAAAAATGGATATTTTTATTTCAATACTTTTGTTTACTATAGTAACTTATATTTTTTATGAAATTTATAAAAGTAAAAAAAATGATTTAAAACCAAAAGAGAGTGATAAAGAAAATTTAAAAACTGATGATTCTATTAGTATCAATAGATTCAATAATAATCAAATAGAAAAAAGAGAAGTATCTAAAAGTCCGAGTACAGATATAAACAAAAATATATCAGATAATATTGTAAATATTTCTTTAAAGAAAGAAAAAAAAGATTTTAACCCTTATCATCATCGAAAAAAAATTGAAGAAGCAAATACAAACATAAAGCACTTAAGGAAAATGTTCTTTGAAGATGGGAAAAGCCCTGCTTATATTATGTATCAGTTAAAAAAAATTGAGGGATTAATATTTGAAGAAATGGTTCTTTCATGTCTTAGTGAAGCTGGTTTTAGGGTTTGGCGAAGCCCATCTCATACAAATGATGGTGGATTAGACGGCATGGTATTTATTAAT
It includes:
- a CDS encoding restriction endonuclease, giving the protein MDIFISILLFTIVTYIFYEIYKSKKNDLKPKESDKENLKTDDSISINRFNNNQIEKREVSKSPSTDINKNISDNIVNISLKKEKKDFNPYHHRKKIEEANTNIKHLRKMFFEDGKSPAYIMYQLKKIEGLIFEEMVLSCLSEAGFRVWRSPSHTNDGGLDGMVFINDVKVLLQSKCWKGYINNQNVEEFSNLILKKSAQFGYFIHTGKTGPMSYSKLNNNAYFISGEKVLHLILQPKKSDFNGKTFLVPQLKELLLSKNH